A portion of the Salvelinus fontinalis isolate EN_2023a chromosome 32, ASM2944872v1, whole genome shotgun sequence genome contains these proteins:
- the LOC129830774 gene encoding zinc finger protein 892-like, whose translation MSFELAFGFRVASIMETLTEKAVQDICQLMGETYAALRVEMLHEQNQRSIKLQAIENNIENEKPANCMEIIQKPASPTGLRDFPVVEQILNEQEANGLWLEGDPTVEDEGPPSLVPEEEQPLQPFGQMTDMGAETWPAPPVIKQEEMDDGDMESQGYGKEIRDTHKANQNITGESDEPDRSPASGGSRELGLDDFKREQSPLLVSAEDAPAPTKKKCKKRFEKLPMANGIWQERDPTVEDKSPPSLVPVGEGQSQALSQTTDMGVETLPVPLVIKQEDDDMEFLGYGEWIPETHKANQNIGGESDEEERSPASGRSRELGLDDFKREQSPLLVSAEDAAAPTKKKCNNIKMYTCEVCGKIETKKGTMTSHMIKHTGLLFSCDICGEKFKCRDFLTRHKRSNHYTGIIYSCSVCGKTFRQATSRDTHERGHTGKNYWCSDCGETFKERQDRDTHDCIVYKGDRPFSCSECNEDFQRQYHLKQHQLEKHPLMVDQTVHYKLRCSVCGKVFTHIKWLIRHERTHRGKNERRDNDTHESFVEDPINKQLESKDLEGQFGSVESSEAPIRSEMIRYTCEICGKTWATKSGMRSHLVIHKKKHYTCDVCGKVFRLKSLFTMHQLRHTGFKSQYQLEKHPLKLEQPCSDHDTAMVVQGAQPSTDSDLKTDMSALGGSSSGPTD comes from the exons ATGTCTTTCGAACTCGCTTTTGGTTTTCGTGTTGCCTCCATTATGGAAACTTTGACAGAAAAAGCCGTGCAAGACATCTGTCAACTTATGGGAGAAACTTATGCTGCTCTTCGAGTGGAAATGTTGCATGAACAAAACCAAAGATCGATAAAGTTACAGGCGATTGAAAATAACATCGAGAATGAGAAGCCAGCGAACTGCATGGAGATAATTCAAAAACCAG CTTCCCCAACAGGTTTGAGAGACTTCCCAGTCGTGGAGCAAATCCTCAATGAACAAGAGGCCAATGGTCTTTGGCTAGAAGGTGATCCTACTGTGGAAGACGAGGGTCCACCGTCACTGGTACCAGAGGAAGAACAGCCATTGCAGCCTTTTGGTCAGATGACAGACATG GGGGCGGAGACATGGCCTGCACCACCTGTCATAAAACAGGAGGAAATGGATGATGGCGACATGGAGTCTCAAG GTTATGGCAAGGAGATTCGAGACACTCACAAGGCCAACCAGAATATCACAGGAGAAAGTGATGAGCCAGACAGAAGTCCAGCCTCTGGGGGATCCAGAGAACTTGGACTCGACGACTTCAAGAGAGAACAGAGTCCGTTGCTGGTGTCAGCTGAGGATGCGCCGGCACCCACGAAGAAGAAATGTAAAAAAAG GTTTGAGAAACTTCCAATGGCCAATGGTATTTGGCAAGAACGTGATCCTACTGTGGAAGATAAAAGTCCGCCATCACTGGTACCAGTGGGAGAAGGGCAATCACAGGCCCTTAGTCAGACAACAGACATG GGAGTGGAGACATTGCCAGTACCACTGGTCATAAAACAGGAGGATGATGACATGGAGTTTCTAG GTTATGGCGAGTGGATTCCAGAGACTCACAAGGCCAACCAGAATATCGGGGGAGAAAGTGATGAGGAAGAGAGAAGTCCAGCCTCTGGGAGATCCAGAGAACTTGGACTCGACGACTTCAAGAGAGAACAGAGTCCGTTGCTGGTGTCAGCTGAGGATGCAGCGGCACCCACAAAGAAGAAATGTAATAATATAAAAATGTACACGTGTGAAGTATGTGGTAAGATTGAGACCAAGAAAGGCACAATGACAAGTCACATGATAAAGCACACAGGGCTGCTCTTTAGCTGTGATATCTGTGGTGAGAAATTCAAGTGTCGAGACTTCTTGACCAGACACAAGCGCTCCAATCACTACACAGGGATCATCTACAGTTGCTCTGTGTGCGGAAAAACCTTCCGGCAGGCCACATCTCGCGACACGCATGAGCGTGGTCACACTGGAAAAAACTATTGGTGTTCAGACTGTGGCGAGACGTTCAAGGAGCGCCAGGATCGCGACACACATGATTGCATTGTTTACAAGGGAGACCGGCCCTTCAGCTGCTCAGAGTGCAACGAGGACTTTCAAAGGCAGTACCATCTCAAACAACACCAGCTGGAAAAACACCCTCTAATGGTGGACCAGACTGTCCACTATAAACTCAGATGCTCTGTGTGTGGAAAAGTGTTCACGCACATCAAATGGTTAATCAGGCATGAGCGCACTCACAGGGGAAAAAATGAGCGCAGGGATAATGACACACACGAGTCCTTTGTTGAAGATCCTATCAACAAACAACTTGAGTCAAAGGACCTAGAGGGTCAGTTTGGGTCAGTTGAGAGTTCTGAGGCACCCATAAGGAGTGAAATGATACGGTACACCTGTGAAATATGTGGAAAAACTTGGGCGACTAAAAGTGGCATGCGCAGTCACCTGGTAATACACAAAAAGAAGCACTATACCTGTGATGTCTGTGGCAAGGTATTTAGGCTCAAATCTCTGTTCACAATGCATCAGCTCAGACACACTGGATTTAAAAGTCAGTACCAGCTTGAAAAACACCCTTTAAAGTTGGAGCAGCCATGTTCTGATCATGATACTGCCATGGTAGTTCAGGGAGCACAGCCTTCTACTGACAGTGACTTAAAGACAGATATGAGTGCCCTAGGTGGTTCAAGTTCAGGTCCCACAGACTAA
- the LOC129830772 gene encoding zinc finger protein 84-like isoform X3, giving the protein MDDDDMESQAYDKWIAVTHWADQNITGESDEQERSQSSGGSRELGLDDFKTEQSPLLVSAEDAPAPTKKKYDKRYSCEICGKTENKKARMTSHMRKHTGLPFNCDICGEKFQCQKLLTRHKRFNHYTGIIYSCSVCGKTFMQVTSRDTHERGHTGKNYWCSDCGETFKERQDRDTHECIVYKGERPFSCSECNEDFQRQYHLKKHQLEKHPLMVDQTVEPESKDIENQQSQLSESSEAHTRFTCDICGMTIMNKGNINRHMLTHTKKPFSCDICGENFKRKAQFTRHQSKHARVEEKVEKPYSCTVCGMTFVYSKMRNNHERKHIGEDYCCSDCGKTFKERQERDTHECIVFKGDRPFRCSECNEDFERQDHLKQHQLEKHPLMVDQTVEPEPESKDIENQQSQLSESSETEAPTRFTCDTCGMIIMNKGNINRHMLIHKKKPFSCDICGENFKRHTCLAKHQGKHESVEEKLEKPYSCSMCGMMFVYPKMRDNHESKHIGEDFWCSGCDKTFKERGDRDVHKCVVYKGDRPFRCSECNEDFERQYHLKRHQLEKHPIMMNKPRPGHDTAMEVQGAQPSNDNDPKADMSTLGGKVPVT; this is encoded by the exons ATGGATGATGACGACATGGAGTCTCAAG CGTACGACAAGTGGATTGCAGTGACGCACTGGGCCGATCAGAATATCACAGGAGAAAGTGACGAGCAAGAGAGAAGTCAATCATCTGGGGGATCCAGAGAACTTGGACTCGACGACTTCAAGACGGAACAGAGTCCGTTGCTGGTGTCAGCTGAGGATGCTCCGGCACCCACGAAGAAGAAATATGATAAAAGGTACAGCTGTGAAATATGTGGAAAGACTGAGAACAAGAAAGCCAGAATGACAAGTCACATGCGAAAGCACACAGGGTTGCCCTTCAACTGTGATATCTGTGGCGAGAAATTCCAGTGTCAGAAATTATTGACCAGACACAAGCGCTTCAATCACTACACAGGGATCATCTACAGTTGCTCTGTGTGCGGAAAAACTTTCATGCAGGTCACATCTCGCGACACGCATGAGCGTGGTCACACTGGAAAAAACTATTGGTGCTCCGACTGTGGCGAGACGTTCAAGGAACGCCAGGATCGCGACACACATGAGTGTATTGTTTACAAGGGAGAACGGCCCTTCAGCTGCTCAGAATGCAACGAGGACTTTCAAAGGCAGTACCATCTCAAAAAACACCAGCTGGAAAAACACCCTCTAATGGTGGACCAGACTGTCGAACCTGAGTCCAAGGACATTGAGAACCAACAGAGTCAGTTGTCTGAGAGTTCTGAGGCACATACGCGTTTCACCTGTGACATATGTGGAATGACTATTATGAATAAAGGCAACATCAACAGACATATGTTAACACACACAAAGAAGCCCTTTAGTTGTGATATCTGTGGTGAGAATTTTAAGCGCAAAGCCCAATTTACCCGACATCAGAGCAAACACGCGAGAGTTGAGGAGAAAGTAGAAAAACCCTACAGTTGCACTGTGTGTGGCATGACGTTTGTATATTCTAAAATGCGCAACAACCATGAGCGCAAACATATTGGAGAAGACTATTGTTGTTCAGACTGTGGCAAGACATTCAAGGAGCGTCAGGAGCGCGACACACACGAGTGCATTGTTTTCAAAGGAGACCGGCCCTTCAGATGCTCAGAGTGCAACGAGGACTTTGAAAGGCAGGACCATCTCAAACAACACCAGCTGGAAAAACACCCTCTAATGGTGGACCAGACTGTCGAACCAGAACCTGAGTCCAAGGACATTGAGAACCAACAGAGTCAGTTGTCTGAGAGTTCTGAGACTGAGGCACCCACGCGTTTCACCTGTGACACATGTGGTATGATTATTATGAATAAAGGCAACATTAACAGACACATGTTAATACACAAAAAGAAGCCCTTTAGTTGTGATATCTGTGGTGAGAATTTTAAGCGCCACACCTGTTTAGCCAAACATCAAGGAAAACACGAGAGTGTTGAGGAGAAATTAGAAAAACCCTACAGTTGCTCTATGTGTGGAATGATGTTTGTATATCCTAAAATGCGTGACAACCATGAAAGCAAACACATTGGAGAAGACTTCTGGTGCTCAGGATGTGACAAGACGTTCAAGGAGCGAGGGGATCGCGATGTGCACAAGTGCGTTGTTTACAAGGGAGACCGACCCTTCAGATGCTCCGAGTGCAACGAGGACTTTGAAAGACAGTACCATCTCAAAAGACACCAGCTGGAAAAACACCCTATAATGATGAACAAGCCACGTCCCGGTCATGATACTGCGATGGAAGTACAGGGAGCACAGCCTTCAAATGACAATGACCCTAAGGCCGATATGAGTACGTTAGGTGGAAAAGTTCCAGTAACATAA
- the LOC129830772 gene encoding zinc finger protein 135-like isoform X2, translating into MSFELAFRCRVASIMETLTATALQDICQLMGETYAALRVEMVHEQNQSSRTKLQAMENGTGVENPANCMERIQKLSLRDFPVVEQILNEQEANGLWLEDDPTVEDEGPPSLVLEGEEPAQPLSQTTDMGAETWPAPPVIKQEEMDDDDMESQAYDKWIAVTHWADQNITGESDEQERSQSSGGSRELGLDDFKTEQSPLLVSAEDAPAPTKKKYDKRYSCEICGKTENKKARMTSHMRKHTGLPFNCDICGEKFQCQKLLTRHKRFNHYTGIIYSCSVCGKTFMQVTSRDTHERGHTGKNYWCSDCGETFKERQDRDTHECIVYKGERPFSCSECNEDFQRQYHLKKHQLEKHPLMVDQTVEPESKDIENQQSQLSESSEAHTRFTCDICGMTIMNKGNINRHMLTHTKKPFSCDICGENFKRKAQFTRHQSKHARVEEKVEKPYSCTVCGMTFVYSKMRNNHERKHIGEDYCCSDCGKTFKERQERDTHECIVFKGDRPFRCSECNEDFERQDHLKQHQLEKHPLMVDQTVEPEPESKDIENQQSQLSESSETEAPTRFTCDTCGMIIMNKGNINRHMLIHKKKPFSCDICGENFKRHTCLAKHQGKHESVEEKLEKPYSCSMCGMMFVYPKMRDNHESKHIGEDFWCSGCDKTFKERGDRDVHKCVVYKGDRPFRCSECNEDFERQYHLKRHQLEKHPIMMNKPRPGHDTAMEVQGAQPSNDNDPKADMSTLGGKVPVT; encoded by the exons ATGTCTTTCGAACTCGCCTTTCGTTGTCGTGTTGCCTCCATTATGGAAACTTTGACAGCAACAGCCTTGCAAGACATCTGTCAACTTATGGGAGAAACCTATGCTGCTCTTCGAGTGGAAATGGTGCATGAACAAAATCAAAGTTCGAGGACAAAATTGCAGGCGATGGAGAATGGGACAGGGGTGGAGAATCCAGCGAACTGCATGGAGCGCATTCAAAAACTCA GTTTGAGAGACTTCCCAGTCGTGGAACAAATCCTCAATGAACAAGAGGCCAATGGTCTTTGGCTAGAAGATGATCCTACTGTGGAAGATGAAGGTCCACCGTCACTGGTACTAGAAGGAGAAGAGCCAGCACAGCCTCTTAGTCAGACAACAGACATG GGGGCGGAGACATGGCCTGCACCACCGGTCATCAAACAGGAGGAAATGGATGATGACGACATGGAGTCTCAAG CGTACGACAAGTGGATTGCAGTGACGCACTGGGCCGATCAGAATATCACAGGAGAAAGTGACGAGCAAGAGAGAAGTCAATCATCTGGGGGATCCAGAGAACTTGGACTCGACGACTTCAAGACGGAACAGAGTCCGTTGCTGGTGTCAGCTGAGGATGCTCCGGCACCCACGAAGAAGAAATATGATAAAAGGTACAGCTGTGAAATATGTGGAAAGACTGAGAACAAGAAAGCCAGAATGACAAGTCACATGCGAAAGCACACAGGGTTGCCCTTCAACTGTGATATCTGTGGCGAGAAATTCCAGTGTCAGAAATTATTGACCAGACACAAGCGCTTCAATCACTACACAGGGATCATCTACAGTTGCTCTGTGTGCGGAAAAACTTTCATGCAGGTCACATCTCGCGACACGCATGAGCGTGGTCACACTGGAAAAAACTATTGGTGCTCCGACTGTGGCGAGACGTTCAAGGAACGCCAGGATCGCGACACACATGAGTGTATTGTTTACAAGGGAGAACGGCCCTTCAGCTGCTCAGAATGCAACGAGGACTTTCAAAGGCAGTACCATCTCAAAAAACACCAGCTGGAAAAACACCCTCTAATGGTGGACCAGACTGTCGAACCTGAGTCCAAGGACATTGAGAACCAACAGAGTCAGTTGTCTGAGAGTTCTGAGGCACATACGCGTTTCACCTGTGACATATGTGGAATGACTATTATGAATAAAGGCAACATCAACAGACATATGTTAACACACACAAAGAAGCCCTTTAGTTGTGATATCTGTGGTGAGAATTTTAAGCGCAAAGCCCAATTTACCCGACATCAGAGCAAACACGCGAGAGTTGAGGAGAAAGTAGAAAAACCCTACAGTTGCACTGTGTGTGGCATGACGTTTGTATATTCTAAAATGCGCAACAACCATGAGCGCAAACATATTGGAGAAGACTATTGTTGTTCAGACTGTGGCAAGACATTCAAGGAGCGTCAGGAGCGCGACACACACGAGTGCATTGTTTTCAAAGGAGACCGGCCCTTCAGATGCTCAGAGTGCAACGAGGACTTTGAAAGGCAGGACCATCTCAAACAACACCAGCTGGAAAAACACCCTCTAATGGTGGACCAGACTGTCGAACCAGAACCTGAGTCCAAGGACATTGAGAACCAACAGAGTCAGTTGTCTGAGAGTTCTGAGACTGAGGCACCCACGCGTTTCACCTGTGACACATGTGGTATGATTATTATGAATAAAGGCAACATTAACAGACACATGTTAATACACAAAAAGAAGCCCTTTAGTTGTGATATCTGTGGTGAGAATTTTAAGCGCCACACCTGTTTAGCCAAACATCAAGGAAAACACGAGAGTGTTGAGGAGAAATTAGAAAAACCCTACAGTTGCTCTATGTGTGGAATGATGTTTGTATATCCTAAAATGCGTGACAACCATGAAAGCAAACACATTGGAGAAGACTTCTGGTGCTCAGGATGTGACAAGACGTTCAAGGAGCGAGGGGATCGCGATGTGCACAAGTGCGTTGTTTACAAGGGAGACCGACCCTTCAGATGCTCCGAGTGCAACGAGGACTTTGAAAGACAGTACCATCTCAAAAGACACCAGCTGGAAAAACACCCTATAATGATGAACAAGCCACGTCCCGGTCATGATACTGCGATGGAAGTACAGGGAGCACAGCCTTCAAATGACAATGACCCTAAGGCCGATATGAGTACGTTAGGTGGAAAAGTTCCAGTAACATAA
- the LOC129830772 gene encoding zinc finger protein 135-like isoform X1, producing MSFELAFRCRVASIMETLTATALQDICQLMGETYAALRVEMVHEQNQSSRTKLQAMENGTGVENPANCMERIQKLISPPGLRDFPVVEQILNEQEANGLWLEDDPTVEDEGPPSLVLEGEEPAQPLSQTTDMGAETWPAPPVIKQEEMDDDDMESQAYDKWIAVTHWADQNITGESDEQERSQSSGGSRELGLDDFKTEQSPLLVSAEDAPAPTKKKYDKRYSCEICGKTENKKARMTSHMRKHTGLPFNCDICGEKFQCQKLLTRHKRFNHYTGIIYSCSVCGKTFMQVTSRDTHERGHTGKNYWCSDCGETFKERQDRDTHECIVYKGERPFSCSECNEDFQRQYHLKKHQLEKHPLMVDQTVEPESKDIENQQSQLSESSEAHTRFTCDICGMTIMNKGNINRHMLTHTKKPFSCDICGENFKRKAQFTRHQSKHARVEEKVEKPYSCTVCGMTFVYSKMRNNHERKHIGEDYCCSDCGKTFKERQERDTHECIVFKGDRPFRCSECNEDFERQDHLKQHQLEKHPLMVDQTVEPEPESKDIENQQSQLSESSETEAPTRFTCDTCGMIIMNKGNINRHMLIHKKKPFSCDICGENFKRHTCLAKHQGKHESVEEKLEKPYSCSMCGMMFVYPKMRDNHESKHIGEDFWCSGCDKTFKERGDRDVHKCVVYKGDRPFRCSECNEDFERQYHLKRHQLEKHPIMMNKPRPGHDTAMEVQGAQPSNDNDPKADMSTLGGKVPVT from the exons ATGTCTTTCGAACTCGCCTTTCGTTGTCGTGTTGCCTCCATTATGGAAACTTTGACAGCAACAGCCTTGCAAGACATCTGTCAACTTATGGGAGAAACCTATGCTGCTCTTCGAGTGGAAATGGTGCATGAACAAAATCAAAGTTCGAGGACAAAATTGCAGGCGATGGAGAATGGGACAGGGGTGGAGAATCCAGCGAACTGCATGGAGCGCATTCAAAAACTCA TTTCCCCGCCAGGTTTGAGAGACTTCCCAGTCGTGGAACAAATCCTCAATGAACAAGAGGCCAATGGTCTTTGGCTAGAAGATGATCCTACTGTGGAAGATGAAGGTCCACCGTCACTGGTACTAGAAGGAGAAGAGCCAGCACAGCCTCTTAGTCAGACAACAGACATG GGGGCGGAGACATGGCCTGCACCACCGGTCATCAAACAGGAGGAAATGGATGATGACGACATGGAGTCTCAAG CGTACGACAAGTGGATTGCAGTGACGCACTGGGCCGATCAGAATATCACAGGAGAAAGTGACGAGCAAGAGAGAAGTCAATCATCTGGGGGATCCAGAGAACTTGGACTCGACGACTTCAAGACGGAACAGAGTCCGTTGCTGGTGTCAGCTGAGGATGCTCCGGCACCCACGAAGAAGAAATATGATAAAAGGTACAGCTGTGAAATATGTGGAAAGACTGAGAACAAGAAAGCCAGAATGACAAGTCACATGCGAAAGCACACAGGGTTGCCCTTCAACTGTGATATCTGTGGCGAGAAATTCCAGTGTCAGAAATTATTGACCAGACACAAGCGCTTCAATCACTACACAGGGATCATCTACAGTTGCTCTGTGTGCGGAAAAACTTTCATGCAGGTCACATCTCGCGACACGCATGAGCGTGGTCACACTGGAAAAAACTATTGGTGCTCCGACTGTGGCGAGACGTTCAAGGAACGCCAGGATCGCGACACACATGAGTGTATTGTTTACAAGGGAGAACGGCCCTTCAGCTGCTCAGAATGCAACGAGGACTTTCAAAGGCAGTACCATCTCAAAAAACACCAGCTGGAAAAACACCCTCTAATGGTGGACCAGACTGTCGAACCTGAGTCCAAGGACATTGAGAACCAACAGAGTCAGTTGTCTGAGAGTTCTGAGGCACATACGCGTTTCACCTGTGACATATGTGGAATGACTATTATGAATAAAGGCAACATCAACAGACATATGTTAACACACACAAAGAAGCCCTTTAGTTGTGATATCTGTGGTGAGAATTTTAAGCGCAAAGCCCAATTTACCCGACATCAGAGCAAACACGCGAGAGTTGAGGAGAAAGTAGAAAAACCCTACAGTTGCACTGTGTGTGGCATGACGTTTGTATATTCTAAAATGCGCAACAACCATGAGCGCAAACATATTGGAGAAGACTATTGTTGTTCAGACTGTGGCAAGACATTCAAGGAGCGTCAGGAGCGCGACACACACGAGTGCATTGTTTTCAAAGGAGACCGGCCCTTCAGATGCTCAGAGTGCAACGAGGACTTTGAAAGGCAGGACCATCTCAAACAACACCAGCTGGAAAAACACCCTCTAATGGTGGACCAGACTGTCGAACCAGAACCTGAGTCCAAGGACATTGAGAACCAACAGAGTCAGTTGTCTGAGAGTTCTGAGACTGAGGCACCCACGCGTTTCACCTGTGACACATGTGGTATGATTATTATGAATAAAGGCAACATTAACAGACACATGTTAATACACAAAAAGAAGCCCTTTAGTTGTGATATCTGTGGTGAGAATTTTAAGCGCCACACCTGTTTAGCCAAACATCAAGGAAAACACGAGAGTGTTGAGGAGAAATTAGAAAAACCCTACAGTTGCTCTATGTGTGGAATGATGTTTGTATATCCTAAAATGCGTGACAACCATGAAAGCAAACACATTGGAGAAGACTTCTGGTGCTCAGGATGTGACAAGACGTTCAAGGAGCGAGGGGATCGCGATGTGCACAAGTGCGTTGTTTACAAGGGAGACCGACCCTTCAGATGCTCCGAGTGCAACGAGGACTTTGAAAGACAGTACCATCTCAAAAGACACCAGCTGGAAAAACACCCTATAATGATGAACAAGCCACGTCCCGGTCATGATACTGCGATGGAAGTACAGGGAGCACAGCCTTCAAATGACAATGACCCTAAGGCCGATATGAGTACGTTAGGTGGAAAAGTTCCAGTAACATAA